The following are encoded together in the Bacillota bacterium genome:
- the tuf gene encoding elongation factor Tu: protein MAKAKFERTKPHVNVGTIGHVDHGKTTTTAAITMYLAQKGKAQAKRFEEIDNAPEERARGITINTSHVEYETDARHYAHVDCPGHADYVKNMITGAAQMDGAILVVSAADGPMPQTREHILLARQVGVPAIVVWLNKADMVDDPELLELVEMEVRELLSQYEFPGDEIPVIRGSALKAIEELEAGQPGEWCAKLQELLDAVDTYIPTPQRDVDKPFLMPVEDVFSITGRGTVATGRVERGTIKVGDEVEIVGLRPTRKTVATGLEMFRKVLDQAQAGDNIGVLLRGIERGEVERGQVLAKPGSITPHTKFQAELYVLTKEEGGRHTPFFNGYRPQFYFRTTDVTGAIKLPDGVEMVMPGDNVTITVELITPIALEEGLRFAVREGGRTVGAGVVTKILA from the coding sequence ATGGCGAAGGCAAAGTTTGAGCGGACGAAGCCGCACGTGAACGTGGGCACCATCGGGCACGTGGACCACGGGAAGACGACGACGACGGCGGCCATTACGATGTATTTGGCGCAGAAGGGGAAGGCGCAGGCGAAGCGGTTTGAGGAGATCGACAATGCGCCGGAGGAGCGTGCGCGGGGGATTACGATCAACACGTCGCACGTGGAGTACGAGACGGATGCGCGGCACTATGCGCACGTGGACTGCCCGGGTCACGCGGACTACGTGAAGAACATGATCACGGGTGCGGCGCAGATGGACGGTGCGATTTTGGTGGTGAGTGCGGCGGACGGTCCGATGCCGCAGACGCGCGAGCACATCCTGCTGGCGCGTCAGGTGGGCGTGCCGGCCATCGTGGTGTGGCTGAACAAGGCGGACATGGTGGACGACCCGGAGCTGCTCGAGCTGGTGGAGATGGAAGTGCGGGAGCTGCTGAGCCAGTACGAGTTTCCGGGCGACGAGATTCCGGTGATCCGGGGTTCGGCGCTGAAGGCCATCGAGGAGCTGGAGGCGGGGCAGCCGGGCGAGTGGTGTGCGAAGCTGCAGGAGCTTTTGGATGCGGTGGACACGTACATTCCGACGCCGCAGCGGGATGTTGACAAGCCGTTCCTGATGCCGGTGGAGGACGTGTTCAGCATCACGGGCCGCGGCACGGTGGCGACGGGCCGCGTGGAGCGCGGGACCATCAAGGTGGGCGACGAAGTGGAGATCGTGGGCCTGCGTCCGACGCGCAAGACGGTGGCCACGGGCCTGGAGATGTTCCGGAAGGTGCTGGACCAGGCGCAGGCGGGCGACAACATTGGGGTGCTCTTGCGGGGCATCGAGCGCGGGGAAGTGGAGCGCGGGCAGGTGCTGGCGAAGCCCGGGTCGATTACGCCGCACACGAAGTTCCAGGCGGAGCTGTACGTGCTGACGAAGGAAGAAGGCGGCCGTCACACGCCGTTTTTCAACGGGTATCGTCCGCAGTTTTATTTCCGGACGACGGACGTGACGGGGGCCATCAAGCTGCCGGACGGCGTGGAGATGGTGATGCCGGGCGACAACGTGACGATTACGGTGGAGCTGATTACGCCCATTGCGCTGGAGGAAGGGCTGCGCTTCGCCGTGCGTGAAGGCGGCCGTACCGTCGGCGCCGGCGTCGTGACCAAGATTCTCGCCTAA
- a CDS encoding 30S ribosomal protein S10 yields MAQKIRIRLKAFDHKLLDGSAERIVETAKRTGARVSGPIPLPTERTLFTVLRSPHIHKDSREQFEMRIHKRLIDILDPTPKTVDALMRLDLPAGVDIEIKL; encoded by the coding sequence ATGGCGCAAAAGATTCGTATTCGGCTGAAGGCGTTTGACCACAAGCTTTTGGACGGTTCCGCTGAGCGCATCGTGGAGACGGCCAAGCGCACCGGCGCCAGGGTGTCGGGGCCGATCCCACTTCCGACGGAGCGGACGCTGTTTACGGTGCTGCGTTCGCCGCACATTCACAAGGACTCCCGGGAGCAGTTCGAGATGCGCATCCACAAGCGTCTTATCGACATCTTGGACCCGACGCCCAAGACGGTGGACGCCTTGATGCGGCTCGACCTCCCGGCGGGCGTCGACATCGAGATCAAGCTGTGA
- a CDS encoding 50S ribosomal protein L3 has translation MPKAILGKKIGMTQIFDEAGRVVPVTVIEAGPCVVVQKRTVEKNGYNALQLGFGEQKESRLNKPLLGHFRAAGVKPTRYLREVRFNEGESFAALNVGDVIKADIFQPGEYVDVTGVTKGKGFAGAIKRHGFHRGPMAHGSMFHRGVGSLNSREPGRVFPGRKLPGRMGGVRRTIQGLRIVRVDADRNLILVKGSVPGPRGGLVLVKETVKHKS, from the coding sequence ATGCCCAAGGCAATTCTCGGCAAGAAGATCGGTATGACGCAAATCTTTGACGAGGCGGGCCGCGTGGTGCCGGTGACCGTCATCGAGGCGGGCCCGTGCGTCGTGGTCCAGAAGCGCACGGTGGAAAAGAACGGCTACAACGCCCTGCAGCTCGGGTTCGGCGAGCAGAAGGAGAGCCGGCTGAACAAGCCGCTCCTGGGGCATTTCCGGGCGGCGGGTGTGAAGCCGACCCGCTACCTGCGCGAGGTGCGCTTCAACGAAGGCGAAAGCTTCGCCGCCCTGAATGTGGGCGACGTGATTAAGGCGGACATCTTTCAGCCGGGGGAATACGTGGACGTAACCGGCGTGACGAAAGGCAAGGGCTTTGCCGGCGCGATTAAGCGGCACGGGTTCCACCGGGGCCCGATGGCGCACGGTTCGATGTTCCACCGCGGCGTCGGTTCGCTGAACTCGCGCGAGCCGGGGCGCGTATTTCCTGGCCGGAAGCTGCCGGGACGGATGGGCGGCGTGCGGCGCACGATTCAAGGGCTGCGGATTGTCCGGGTTGACGCCGACCGCAATCTCATCCTCGTCAAGGGCTCCGTTCCCGGTCCTCGCGGCGGGCTTGTGCTGGTGAAGGAAACGGTCAAGCACAAGTCTTGA
- a CDS encoding 50S ribosomal protein L4 — MPKVAVYNLEGQTVGEIELSDVVFGAPVNEALLHQAVVTYLANQRQGTASTKTRGEVRGGGRKPWRQKGTGRARQGSIRAPHWVGGGVVFGPKPREYRLAMPKKARRAALRSALSAKVREGNLIVLESLVLPEPKTKLMAGVLRRLSAERKPLILLAERNRNVELSTRNLPGAATMQATDVNVYAVLSHEKLVLTKDAVAKLEEALG; from the coding sequence ATGCCGAAGGTAGCGGTATACAACCTGGAAGGGCAGACGGTCGGCGAGATTGAGCTTTCCGACGTCGTGTTCGGCGCGCCCGTGAACGAAGCGCTGCTCCACCAGGCCGTCGTCACGTACCTGGCCAACCAGCGCCAGGGGACCGCGTCCACCAAGACGCGCGGCGAAGTGCGCGGCGGCGGCCGCAAGCCGTGGCGGCAAAAAGGCACCGGCCGGGCGCGGCAGGGCAGCATTCGCGCGCCCCACTGGGTCGGCGGCGGTGTGGTCTTCGGCCCCAAGCCGCGCGAGTATCGCCTGGCCATGCCGAAGAAGGCTCGCCGGGCCGCGCTGCGGTCGGCCTTGTCGGCCAAGGTTCGCGAGGGCAACTTGATCGTGTTGGAGTCACTGGTGCTGCCCGAGCCGAAGACGAAGCTGATGGCCGGGGTTCTGCGCCGCTTGTCCGCGGAGCGCAAGCCGTTGATTTTGCTGGCCGAACGGAACCGCAACGTGGAGCTTTCGACGCGGAATTTGCCCGGCGCGGCGACGATGCAGGCCACGGACGTCAACGTCTACGCGGTGCTGTCGCATGAGAAGCTGGTTCTGACCAAGGACGCCGTGGCCAAGCTGGAGGAGGCGTTGGGCTGA
- a CDS encoding 50S ribosomal protein L23 — protein MMDPRDILKRPIITEKATALMEQGKYVFEVDRNANKTQIKQAVEQIFNVKVTKVNTIRQKGKLRRQGRTQGRTREIKKAIVTLAEGQRIPIFEGL, from the coding sequence CTGATGGACCCGCGAGACATTCTGAAGCGGCCGATTATTACCGAGAAGGCTACTGCCCTGATGGAGCAGGGCAAGTACGTGTTCGAAGTCGACCGCAACGCCAACAAGACGCAGATTAAGCAGGCGGTCGAGCAGATCTTCAACGTGAAGGTCACCAAGGTGAACACCATCCGGCAGAAGGGCAAGCTGCGCCGGCAGGGCCGGACGCAGGGCCGCACGCGGGAGATCAAGAAGGCCATCGTGACCTTGGCAGAGGGCCAGCGGATCCCGATCTTCGAGGGTCTCTGA
- a CDS encoding 50S ribosomal protein L2 — protein sequence MGVKRYKPTSPARRGMTVATFEEITKTEPEKSLLEPLKKTGGRNSQGRITARFRGGGHKRMYRIIDFKRDKDGIPAKVAAIEYDPNRTARIALLHYADGEKRYILAPLGLKVGDIVESGPNADIKPGNALPLAKIPVGTLVHNIELKPGKGGQLVRAAGAAAQVMAREGNYATLRLPSGEFRMVHINCKATVGQVGNVEHENIVLGKAGRARWLGRRPHVRGSAMNPVDHPHGGGEGKAPVGMPGPVTPWGKPTLGYRTRKRNKPSDKYIVRRRYQ from the coding sequence ATGGGCGTCAAGCGATACAAGCCGACGTCTCCCGCTCGCCGCGGCATGACGGTGGCAACCTTTGAGGAGATTACGAAGACTGAGCCTGAGAAGTCGCTGCTGGAGCCGCTCAAGAAGACCGGTGGGCGCAACTCGCAGGGCCGCATCACGGCCCGCTTCCGCGGCGGCGGCCACAAGCGGATGTATCGCATCATCGACTTCAAGCGGGACAAGGACGGCATCCCGGCCAAGGTGGCCGCGATTGAATACGACCCGAACCGTACGGCCCGCATCGCGCTGCTGCACTACGCGGACGGCGAGAAGCGTTACATCCTGGCTCCGCTGGGCCTGAAGGTGGGCGACATCGTCGAGTCCGGGCCCAACGCGGACATCAAGCCGGGCAACGCGCTGCCGCTGGCCAAGATTCCGGTCGGCACGCTGGTGCACAACATCGAGCTCAAGCCCGGCAAGGGCGGCCAGCTCGTGCGCGCCGCGGGCGCAGCCGCGCAGGTCATGGCCCGGGAGGGCAACTACGCGACGCTGCGGCTGCCGTCCGGCGAGTTCCGCATGGTGCACATCAACTGCAAGGCGACCGTCGGACAGGTCGGCAACGTCGAACATGAAAACATCGTGCTCGGCAAGGCGGGCCGGGCTCGCTGGCTGGGGCGGCGTCCGCATGTGCGCGGTTCGGCGATGAACCCGGTGGACCACCCGCACGGCGGCGGGGAAGGCAAGGCGCCGGTGGGCATGCCGGGTCCGGTTACGCCGTGGGGCAAGCCGACGCTCGGTTACAGGACGCGCAAGAGGAACAAGCCGTCGGACAAGTACATCGTCAGACGGCGTTACCAGTGA
- a CDS encoding 30S ribosomal protein S19, with product MGRSSKKGPYVDPKLLKKVQEMNETGEKRVIKTWSRDSTIFPAFVGHTFAVHDGRRHVPIYVTEDMVGHKLGEFVPTRTFRGHGGKSEKTTKAK from the coding sequence ATGGGAAGGTCCAGCAAGAAGGGGCCGTACGTTGACCCGAAGCTCCTGAAAAAGGTTCAGGAAATGAACGAGACCGGCGAGAAGCGGGTCATCAAGACCTGGTCTCGTGACTCGACGATTTTCCCCGCCTTCGTCGGCCACACGTTCGCGGTGCACGACGGCCGGCGTCACGTCCCGATTTACGTGACGGAGGACATGGTCGGCCACAAGCTCGGCGAGTTTGTGCCGACGCGGACGTTCCGCGGTCACGGCGGCAAGTCCGAGAAGACGACGAAAGCCAAGTAG
- a CDS encoding 50S ribosomal protein L22, with the protein MEARAVARYLLISPRKARLVTKLIQGKSLDEALTILRFSPQKAARLVEKVVKSAAANAETNHDMNPDLLYVKSAYVDEGPRLKRIRPRARGRADRYVKRMSHITVVLSERR; encoded by the coding sequence ATGGAAGCTAGAGCGGTTGCTCGTTACCTGTTGATCTCGCCCCGCAAGGCGCGGCTGGTGACGAAGCTCATCCAGGGCAAGTCCCTGGACGAGGCGCTGACGATTCTCCGCTTCTCTCCGCAGAAGGCGGCGCGGCTGGTGGAGAAGGTCGTGAAGTCGGCTGCCGCCAACGCGGAGACGAACCATGACATGAACCCGGACCTCCTGTACGTCAAGTCGGCGTATGTGGACGAAGGTCCGCGGCTGAAGCGGATCCGCCCCCGGGCGCGGGGCCGCGCGGATCGCTACGTGAAGCGCATGAGCCACATCACCGTCGTGCTCAGCGAACGCCGGTGA
- a CDS encoding 30S ribosomal protein S3, whose protein sequence is MGQKVHPYGLRLGIIRDWQSRWYANKREYADLLHEDLRLRKLIKERFYTAGVSRVEIERAANRVKLTIHAARPGMIIGKGGAEVDQLRKDLERETGKQIQINIVEIKVPELDAQLVAENIAFQLERRIAFRRAMKQAMQRAMRLGAKGVKVMVSGRLSGAEIARTEWALEGSIPLQTLRADVDYGFAEALTKYGRIGVKVWIYKGEVLPARQPAAVGSQGGE, encoded by the coding sequence TTGGGACAAAAGGTACACCCGTACGGCCTTAGGCTCGGCATCATCCGAGACTGGCAAAGCCGTTGGTACGCGAACAAGCGCGAATACGCCGACCTCCTCCACGAGGACTTGCGGCTGCGCAAGCTCATCAAGGAGCGGTTCTATACCGCCGGCGTCTCGCGCGTGGAGATTGAGCGGGCCGCCAACCGGGTCAAGCTGACGATCCACGCGGCTCGGCCGGGCATGATCATCGGCAAGGGCGGCGCCGAAGTCGACCAGCTGCGCAAGGACCTGGAGAGGGAAACGGGCAAGCAGATCCAGATCAACATCGTCGAGATCAAAGTGCCCGAGCTGGACGCGCAACTGGTGGCGGAAAACATCGCGTTCCAGCTGGAACGCCGCATTGCGTTCCGCCGCGCCATGAAGCAGGCGATGCAGCGGGCCATGCGGCTCGGCGCCAAGGGCGTCAAGGTCATGGTGTCCGGGCGGCTGTCCGGTGCGGAGATCGCCCGGACGGAGTGGGCGCTGGAAGGCTCCATTCCGCTGCAGACGCTGCGGGCCGACGTGGACTACGGCTTCGCCGAGGCGCTGACGAAGTACGGCCGCATCGGCGTGAAGGTGTGGATTTACAAGGGCGAAGTGCTGCCCGCACGTCAGCCGGCCGCGGTCGGGTCGCAAGGAGGCGAGTAA
- a CDS encoding 50S ribosomal protein L16 — protein MLMPRKVKWRKQHRGRLKGKASRGTTLQYGEFGLQALEPAWITSQQIEAARIAVTRHMRRGGKVWITIFPDKPVTKKPAEVRMGGGKGSPELWVAVVKPGRIMFEVAGVSEDVAREALRLASHKLPIKTKIVERERAAGGEAN, from the coding sequence ATGCTGATGCCTCGCAAGGTGAAGTGGCGCAAGCAGCATAGAGGCCGCCTGAAGGGCAAGGCGAGCCGCGGCACCACGCTGCAGTACGGCGAGTTCGGCCTGCAAGCGCTGGAGCCCGCCTGGATTACAAGCCAGCAGATTGAGGCCGCGCGTATCGCCGTGACGCGTCATATGCGCCGCGGCGGGAAGGTGTGGATCACCATCTTCCCGGACAAACCGGTGACCAAGAAACCGGCCGAGGTGCGCATGGGCGGCGGCAAAGGTTCGCCGGAGCTGTGGGTGGCCGTCGTGAAGCCCGGCCGCATCATGTTCGAGGTGGCCGGTGTGTCCGAAGATGTCGCGCGGGAGGCGCTTCGTCTTGCGTCGCACAAGCTGCCGATCAAGACGAAGATCGTCGAGCGCGAACGTGCCGCGGGTGGTGAAGCGAATTGA
- a CDS encoding 50S ribosomal protein L29 has product MKADEIRELTDEELDRKLAELKEELFNLRFQLATGQLDNPMRIKAVRKDIARIHTIKRERELNIRR; this is encoded by the coding sequence TTGAAGGCGGACGAAATCCGTGAGCTGACCGATGAGGAGCTCGACCGCAAGCTGGCCGAGCTGAAGGAAGAGTTGTTCAATCTCCGCTTTCAGTTGGCCACGGGGCAGCTGGACAACCCCATGCGGATCAAGGCGGTACGGAAAGATATCGCGCGCATTCATACCATCAAGCGCGAGCGGGAGCTGAACATTCGCCGTTAA
- a CDS encoding 30S ribosomal protein S17 yields the protein MAQAQRGMRKTMVGTVVSDKMNKTVVVAVQRRVRHPLYQREILRTKKFMAHDENNECREGDVVRIMETRPLSRRKRWRVVEILRRAQ from the coding sequence GTGGCGCAGGCACAGCGTGGCATGCGCAAGACGATGGTGGGCACCGTCGTCTCCGACAAGATGAACAAGACGGTCGTCGTGGCCGTTCAGCGCAGAGTGCGTCACCCGCTGTACCAGCGGGAAATCTTGCGCACGAAGAAGTTTATGGCGCACGACGAGAACAACGAGTGCCGCGAGGGCGACGTGGTCCGCATCATGGAGACCCGTCCGCTCAGCCGGCGCAAGCGTTGGCGCGTCGTGGAAATTCTCCGTCGTGCCCAGTGA
- a CDS encoding 50S ribosomal protein L14, which translates to MIQVQTRLKVADNSGAREIMCIRVLGGSHRRYAGVGDVIVASVKDAIPGGAVKKGEVVRAVVVRTKKETRRPDGSTIRFDDNAAVIINEQGNPRGTRIFGPVARELRDRNFLRIVSLAPEVL; encoded by the coding sequence GTGATTCAGGTGCAGACGAGGCTTAAGGTCGCCGACAACTCGGGCGCGCGGGAGATTATGTGCATCCGCGTGCTCGGCGGCAGCCACCGCCGCTACGCGGGCGTCGGCGACGTGATTGTCGCCTCCGTGAAAGACGCCATCCCGGGCGGGGCGGTGAAGAAAGGCGAGGTGGTCAGGGCCGTCGTGGTCCGGACCAAGAAGGAGACGCGGCGCCCCGACGGGTCGACGATTCGCTTTGACGACAACGCCGCGGTGATTATCAACGAGCAGGGCAACCCCCGCGGCACCCGCATTTTCGGCCCGGTCGCGCGGGAGCTGCGTGACCGCAACTTCCTGCGCATCGTGTCGCTGGCGCCGGAAGTGCTGTGA
- a CDS encoding 50S ribosomal protein L24 produces the protein MPFKVHVKKGDLVAVIAGDDKGKQGKVLEVRPKENRVVVEGVNIQKRHVRPTRENPQGGVIERPGPISASNVMLVCPKCKRPARMRRRRDENGVKRVCVRCGEIVD, from the coding sequence ATGCCGTTCAAGGTGCACGTTAAGAAGGGCGACTTGGTGGCCGTCATCGCCGGCGACGACAAAGGCAAGCAGGGCAAGGTTCTGGAAGTGCGGCCGAAGGAGAACCGGGTCGTGGTGGAGGGCGTCAACATCCAGAAGCGCCACGTCCGCCCGACGCGGGAAAACCCCCAGGGCGGCGTCATCGAGCGCCCGGGCCCGATTTCGGCTTCCAACGTGATGCTCGTTTGCCCCAAGTGCAAGCGGCCGGCCCGGATGCGGCGCCGCCGGGACGAGAACGGCGTCAAGCGGGTATGCGTCCGCTGCGGCGAGATCGTGGACTGA
- a CDS encoding 50S ribosomal protein L5: MSRLKEKYYKEVVPALRERFGYKSIMQVPRLEKIVLNMGVGEAAQNPKELESAMADLTAISGQKPAITRAKKSIANFKIREGMAIGLKVTLRGDRMYDFLDKLINVGLPRIRDFRGVSPKSFDGRGNYSLGLREQLIFPEIRYDRVDKIRGLDVTIVTTAKTDEEALALLSELGMPFRAA, translated from the coding sequence GTGTCGCGACTGAAGGAGAAGTATTACAAGGAAGTCGTGCCGGCCTTGCGTGAGCGGTTCGGCTACAAGAGCATCATGCAGGTGCCGCGCCTGGAGAAGATCGTCCTGAACATGGGCGTCGGCGAAGCCGCGCAGAATCCCAAGGAACTGGAGTCGGCCATGGCGGACCTGACCGCCATCAGCGGCCAGAAGCCGGCCATCACGCGGGCGAAGAAGTCCATCGCGAACTTCAAGATCCGCGAGGGCATGGCCATCGGCCTCAAGGTGACGCTGCGCGGGGACCGGATGTACGATTTCCTCGATAAGCTCATCAACGTTGGCCTGCCGAGAATCCGGGACTTCCGCGGCGTTTCGCCCAAGTCCTTCGACGGCCGGGGCAACTACAGCCTCGGACTGCGGGAGCAGCTGATTTTTCCTGAGATTCGCTACGACCGGGTGGACAAAATCCGCGGGCTGGACGTCACCATCGTGACGACGGCCAAGACGGACGAAGAAGCTCTGGCGCTTTTGTCCGAGCTGGGCATGCCCTTCCGGGCGGCGTGA
- a CDS encoding type Z 30S ribosomal protein S14, translating into MAKKSMIAKAKRPPKYSTRRVNRCRICGRPRGYMRRFQLCRVCFRNLAHRGEIPGVVKASW; encoded by the coding sequence ATGGCCAAGAAGTCGATGATCGCCAAAGCCAAGCGGCCGCCGAAGTACAGCACTCGCCGGGTCAACCGCTGCCGGATTTGCGGCCGCCCCCGCGGCTACATGCGGCGGTTCCAGTTGTGCCGCGTCTGCTTCCGGAATTTGGCCCACCGCGGCGAAATTCCGGGCGTGGTCAAGGCGAGCTGGTGA
- a CDS encoding 30S ribosomal protein S8 — protein sequence MVMTDPIADMLTRIRNANMVYHETVDVPASNLKKELARILKEEGFIRDYRVIDDGKQGVIRLYLKYGANRERVIQGLKRISKPGRRVYAGRDQIPRVLGGLGIAVLSTSKGVMTDKQARKLGVGGEVLCYVW from the coding sequence ATGGTGATGACGGATCCGATCGCGGATATGCTGACACGGATTCGCAACGCCAACATGGTGTATCATGAGACGGTGGACGTGCCGGCTTCCAATCTGAAGAAGGAGCTGGCGCGAATTCTCAAGGAAGAGGGCTTCATCCGCGATTACCGCGTCATCGACGACGGCAAGCAGGGCGTGATTCGGCTGTACCTGAAGTACGGCGCCAATCGGGAACGGGTGATTCAGGGCCTCAAGCGGATCAGCAAGCCCGGGCGCCGGGTGTACGCCGGGCGCGACCAGATCCCGCGGGTGCTGGGCGGCCTTGGGATCGCCGTCCTGTCCACGTCCAAAGGTGTTATGACCGACAAGCAGGCCCGCAAGCTGGGCGTGGGCGGCGAAGTCCTCTGCTACGTCTGGTAG
- a CDS encoding 50S ribosomal protein L6, with translation MSRIGKQPIPLPAGVEVQVEGNVVRVKGAKGELTRVLPEAIQVAVEDGRIVVRRASDDPEHKALHGLSRTLVANMVEGVTKGYEKSLEIRGVGYRAQMVGNKLQLVVGFSHPVEITPPPGIQVEVPKPTQIIVRGIDKELVGEFAAQIRRVRPAEPYLGKGIRYEGERVRRKAGKAGKVSD, from the coding sequence GTGTCACGCATCGGGAAGCAGCCCATCCCGCTTCCGGCGGGAGTGGAGGTACAAGTCGAGGGCAACGTGGTGCGCGTCAAGGGCGCCAAGGGCGAGCTGACGCGCGTGCTGCCGGAAGCCATTCAGGTGGCGGTGGAGGACGGCCGTATCGTTGTCCGGCGGGCGTCCGACGACCCCGAGCACAAGGCGCTGCACGGGCTGAGCCGCACGCTGGTGGCCAACATGGTGGAAGGCGTCACGAAGGGTTACGAGAAGAGCCTGGAGATTCGCGGCGTCGGCTACCGTGCGCAGATGGTGGGCAACAAGCTGCAGCTTGTCGTCGGCTTCTCGCATCCGGTGGAGATCACGCCCCCGCCGGGCATCCAGGTGGAGGTGCCCAAGCCGACGCAAATCATCGTGCGGGGCATCGACAAGGAGCTTGTCGGCGAGTTCGCCGCCCAAATCCGCCGCGTCCGGCCGGCGGAGCCGTATTTGGGCAAGGGCATCCGTTACGAGGGCGAGCGCGTGCGTCGTAAGGCCGGCAAGGCCGGCAAAGTGTCCGACTGA
- a CDS encoding 50S ribosomal protein L18 has product MAKLTRAEGRKRRHLRLRKKIKGTPERPRLSVYRSLKHIYAQIIDDTKGHTLVAASTLDPELRGQIERGSNCEAARAVGLLIAKRALAKNITKVVFDRGGNLYHGRVAALAEGAREGGLEF; this is encoded by the coding sequence ATGGCGAAACTGACACGTGCGGAGGGCCGCAAGCGGCGCCATCTCCGTTTGCGCAAGAAGATCAAGGGCACGCCCGAACGGCCGCGGCTGTCGGTGTACCGCAGCCTCAAGCACATTTACGCCCAGATCATTGACGACACCAAGGGTCACACGCTGGTGGCCGCGTCGACGCTGGATCCGGAGCTGCGGGGCCAGATCGAGCGGGGCAGCAACTGCGAGGCGGCGCGCGCCGTGGGCCTGCTCATCGCGAAGCGGGCGCTGGCTAAGAACATCACCAAGGTCGTGTTTGACCGCGGCGGCAACTTGTACCACGGACGGGTCGCGGCGCTGGCCGAAGGCGCCCGCGAAGGCGGTCTTGAATTCTAA
- a CDS encoding 30S ribosomal protein S5: MAEQRSKRDAQVELEERVVWINPVSKTVKGGRIRRFSALVVVGDRAGRVGAGLGKSREVSAAIRKAIEKARKNMITVPIVGTTVPHEMTAKFSGAKVFIKPASPGTGVIAGGPVRAVMECAGVRDVLTKSLGRNNPINVVWATLTALKQMRTTEQVAALRGKSVEEIVG; encoded by the coding sequence GTGGCGGAACAGCGTTCCAAGCGGGACGCCCAAGTGGAACTGGAAGAGCGAGTCGTCTGGATCAATCCCGTTTCGAAAACCGTTAAAGGCGGCCGGATTCGCCGCTTTTCCGCGCTGGTGGTAGTCGGCGACCGTGCGGGCCGGGTGGGCGCGGGCCTGGGCAAGTCGCGTGAGGTGTCGGCCGCCATCCGGAAAGCCATTGAAAAGGCCCGCAAAAACATGATTACGGTACCGATCGTCGGCACGACGGTCCCCCACGAAATGACCGCCAAGTTCAGCGGCGCCAAGGTGTTCATCAAGCCTGCTTCGCCTGGTACCGGCGTCATCGCCGGCGGTCCCGTCCGGGCCGTGATGGAGTGCGCGGGCGTGCGCGACGTGCTCACCAAGTCGCTGGGGCGCAACAACCCCATCAACGTGGTGTGGGCCACGTTGACCGCGCTGAAGCAGATGCGCACGACGGAACAGGTGGCGGCGCTGCGCGGCAAGTCCGTGGAGGAGATCGTCGGTTAG
- a CDS encoding 50S ribosomal protein L30 has protein sequence MAGQLKITWKKSAIGHPEDQRETIRALGLRRLNQTVVHEDTPTIRGMIFKVRHLVEVEEA, from the coding sequence ATGGCCGGGCAGTTGAAGATTACGTGGAAGAAGAGCGCGATCGGTCACCCGGAGGACCAGCGGGAGACGATCCGCGCGCTGGGACTGCGTCGTCTCAACCAGACGGTGGTGCACGAGGACACGCCGACCATCCGCGGCATGATTTTCAAGGTGCGCCACCTGGTCGAAGTGGAGGAGGCGTAA
- a CDS encoding 50S ribosomal protein L15: MKLHELRPPAGARKHAKRVGRGIGSGRGKTSGRGHKGQGARSGGLKGPGFEGGQTPLQRQLPKRGFKNTKFARRYAVINVEQLNRFEPNTVVTPELLVQSRLVRDIKDGIKLLGDGEITRPLTVRVHAFSQTAAEKIRAAGGSIEVI, encoded by the coding sequence ATGAAGCTGCACGAATTGCGGCCGCCGGCCGGCGCTCGGAAGCACGCCAAGCGGGTCGGGCGCGGCATCGGTTCGGGCCGGGGCAAGACGTCCGGCCGCGGGCACAAGGGGCAGGGCGCCCGTTCCGGCGGCTTGAAAGGCCCGGGGTTTGAAGGCGGCCAGACGCCGCTGCAGCGTCAGCTGCCGAAGCGCGGCTTCAAGAACACGAAGTTTGCGCGGCGCTATGCCGTGATCAACGTAGAGCAGCTGAACCGGTTTGAGCCGAACACGGTGGTGACTCCGGAGCTGCTGGTCCAGTCGCGTCTTGTGCGCGACATCAAAGACGGCATCAAGCTGTTGGGGGATGGCGAGATTACGCGGCCGCTGACGGTGCGTGTTCACGCTTTCAGCCAGACCGCGGCAGAGAAGATTCGGGCCGCCGGCGGCAGCATCGAGGTGATCTAA